ACAGGATCTACTCACAGTAGATTCTGAaagcggggcgggggggtgggcaggggacccTCAGGCCCCCACCTCCTTGCACCTGTCTGACTCTTGTTCCAGGTTGGCCGGCTGACAGCTCCAAGTGGGACCAGAAGACATTCCCAACTCAGGGAGAcggaggtgagggggagggttccAAATTCCCCTTCCTCCTGGCTTCCCCTGCTTCCTGCTGCTGGTCCAAACTTGGCTCTTTCCTTAGTTTTTGGAGATCCCCAAGGGCAGGATGGTGATGAAGATAATTATTAGCACGTCCCTTACCACATAGAGTCAGGACAGTTTGGTGGTGAAATCTGCAGACCTGGACAGGCGGACAGGgcttgaatcctagctctgccacttacctgcTGTGTGGTctcgggcaagttactcaacctctctggacctcggctacaaagtgaggataataattgCACCTACCTCAAAGAGATCAAATGAATCTGTAGAGTAAAGTACTGGGGGTGGTTCATGGTTGATGCTCATAGATGTGTTTgtgattataaataataatagcagcagtGGCTAACATCTGAACAGGCTGCTTCCTAAAGCCTTACTAGAAGCACCCTTTTCACTTCCCCTGGCCTTTaaccctctcctctcttctcctctatCCAGCTGTTGCTCACTTGCTGTACAAAATGATATTCCTCACGGCGCTGCCCCTGTTTTGGATCATGATTTCAGGTAATGCCTGGGGGTCTGGGGCTCCTGGGGTCTTGGCCCCTGAGCAGGCTGGGGTTGCTTCTGTGGGTCTCTggaccctgcccctccccccgcagGGCAGTGGAAGGTGATGGGAGCGGGGGGGTTGGGGGCATCCGGGCAGGACATGTCCCTCAGCCTCAGCGGTCCTGCTTGCCCACAGCCTCTCGCGGGGGTCACTGGGGGGCCTGGATGCCCTCGTCCATCTCGGCCTTCGAGGGCACGTGTGTCTCCATCCCCTGCCGCTTCGACTTCCCCGACGAGCTGCGGCCGGCCGTTGTGCACGGCGTCTGGTACTTCAATAGCCCCTACCCGAAAAACTACCCGCCAGTGGTCTTCAAGTCACGCACCCAAGTCGTCCACGAGAGCTTCCAGGGCCGCAGCCGCCTCCTGGGGGACCTGGGCCTGCGCAACTGCACCCTCTTGCTCAGCAACCTCAGCCCCGAGCTGGGTGGCAAGTACTACTTCCGCGGGGACCTGGGGGGCTACAACCAGTACACCTTCTCCGAGCACAGCGTCCTGGACATCATCAGTGAGTTCCCAGGGGCTGTGCAGATGCCgtggggcagggggagcaggaaGTCCTCCTGGCACCTTCCCAGGGAGGTCTAGCTGGCAGGACCAGGGACTTGTTGGtttggctggggggaggggtgcaaaCCCCCCTGCCCACACGGACCAGGCAGATGACCAAAACGGGCAAAGCAGGGCTCTCAGAGGAAAGCAGTGCTCTtactcttccagaaacacctggGGTAAAGGCAGGGAGCCCAGGGGTTGGGGTCAGGCCTCTGGATTCCTATGTTAGCTGGGCTACtgagggcaagttacttaacttctctgggccttgttttcctcttctgtaaaatggggataagaacagCACTCAAAGTTCAATGAGGGAATAGTTGTCAAGTGggcaaaacagtgcctggcacatggcgcCCAGCTCTATCTAAATGGTGCTGGGTGACAATGCAGGGTCATTGCTGTCAAGCATTCTGAGTTTTccgtttgttcgtttgtttgttttgttttgtttttggctgtgctacacggcatgcgggatcctagttccctgaccagggaccgaacccgtgccccctgcagtggaagcgcagagtcctaaccactgaaacaccagggaattcccgaattTTTCAAAGGGAACTGtgtatttttctatgttttttcaaCATCAGCTGCTgattcagatattttttaaaaaaataccctaaATTTAGGTCAAATAAAGTGCAGCTCTGGGCCAGTTTTGGCAATTAGAGTAGGGTCTTCTGCCTCACTTCTGAGAGGCCCTGAGAGGCATGGAACCCTCAGATTCAGGTTTGCCATCAGCTCTGAGCCTATATGAGGAGCCAGATTACAGCCCTGATACAGAAAGAGAGCCCCCCCTTCCGCCGCCAGGCACAGCCAGACAGCTCCaggacacaccacacacacacacacacacacacacacacacacacgtggaaGGTAAACCAAAGCAAACATGGGAAGGAGAGAGGTTTCTTGAGGAATATAATGTAGTGTCCAGAGCACAGATGATGAAGCCAGAGTGACAGGGATTGAAGCTCAGTTTTACCCAATGCTAGctgtggcctcagtttcctcatctgcaaaatgagcaaaataaCATTACCCGCTTTCTACCTTCAGCATGGCTGGAAGGACTGGCAAGTTACACACAGTAAAGTACTCAGACCACTATATTGTTGTTTCCGTTATTATTACATCTGCGGTTGGATCTGCGGAGGGCTTCTGGGTGAAGGGTACCCAGGAGGAGAAAAGGTTGTAGGGAATTCTGCATCCAAGAATGGGGAGGGGACCGGGTACCAGGACTGGAGTTGGACGGTGTGGGGGTCCGATGCTGCTTCCTTCACCCTCCATCTCCCCGTCTCACTTAGACACCCCCAACATCATGGTCCCCCCAGAGGTGGTGGCAGGCACAGAAGTGGAGGTCAGCTGCACGGTGCCTGACAACTGCCCCGAGCTGCACCCAGAGCTGAGCTGGCTGGGCCACGAGGGGCTCGGGGAGCCGGCTGTGCTGGGGCGGCTCCGCGAGGACGAGGGCACCTGGGTGCAGGTGTCGCTGCTGCACTTCGTGCCCACCAGGGAGGCCAACGGCTACCGGCTGGGCTGCCAGGCCTCCTTCCCCAACACCACCCTGCAGTTCGAGGGCTACGCCAGCCTGGACGTCAAGTGTGAGCCTGGGTGCGGGCCGGggggcgggccgggggcggggtcTGCGGCACGTGCCGCTGACGTCCTGTGTCTCCGGCGCCGCAGACCCCCCGGTGATTGTGGAGATGAACTCCTCGGTGGAGGCCATCGAGGGCTCCCACGTCAGCCTGCTCTGTGGGGCCGACAGCAACCCGCCGCCGCTGCTGACCTGGATGCGGGACGGCACGGTGCTCCGGGAGGCGGTGACCGAGAGCCTGTCCCTGGAGCTGGACGAGGTGACGCCCGCGGAGGACGGCGTCTACGCCTGCCTGGCCGAGAACGCTTATGGCCAGGACAACCGCACCGTGGGGCTCAGCGTCATGTGTGAGTCGCCGCCCCCGCCCGGGGCGGAGCTGGGGGCCCAGTGGGGGGCGGTCTGGACCATGCCCGCGgttgagatggagatggagaggaagtTGCAGGTTAAGGAGTTCCTTCATTTTTCCCACGAGTATCTGGTGAGCACCTACTCTGCACCACTCTCCTCG
This region of Balaenoptera acutorostrata chromosome 19, mBalAcu1.1, whole genome shotgun sequence genomic DNA includes:
- the MAG gene encoding myelin-associated glycoprotein isoform X1, producing the protein MIFLTALPLFWIMISASRGGHWGAWMPSSISAFEGTCVSIPCRFDFPDELRPAVVHGVWYFNSPYPKNYPPVVFKSRTQVVHESFQGRSRLLGDLGLRNCTLLLSNLSPELGGKYYFRGDLGGYNQYTFSEHSVLDIINTPNIMVPPEVVAGTEVEVSCTVPDNCPELHPELSWLGHEGLGEPAVLGRLREDEGTWVQVSLLHFVPTREANGYRLGCQASFPNTTLQFEGYASLDVKYPPVIVEMNSSVEAIEGSHVSLLCGADSNPPPLLTWMRDGTVLREAVTESLSLELDEVTPAEDGVYACLAENAYGQDNRTVGLSVMYAPWKPTVNGTVVAVEGETVSILCSTQSNPDPILTIFKEKQILATVIYESELQLELPAVMPEDDGEYWCVAENQYGQRATAFNLSVEFAPVILLESHCAAARDTVQCLCVVKANPEPSVAFELPSRNVTVNETEREFVYSERSGLLLTSILTLRGQAQAPPRVICSSHNLYGTKSLELPFQGTHRLMWAKIGPVGAVVAFAILIAIVCYITQTRRKKNVTESPSFSAGDDPPVLFSSDFRISGVPEKYESERRLGSERRLLGLRGEPPELDLSYSHSDLGKRPTKDSYTLTEELAEYAEIRVK
- the MAG gene encoding myelin-associated glycoprotein isoform X2 — its product is MIFLTALPLFWIMISASRGGHWGAWMPSSISAFEGTCVSIPCRFDFPDELRPAVVHGVWYFNSPYPKNYPPVVFKSRTQVVHESFQGRSRLLGDLGLRNCTLLLSNLSPELGGKYYFRGDLGGYNQYTFSEHSVLDIIKVVAGTEVEVSCTVPDNCPELHPELSWLGHEGLGEPAVLGRLREDEGTWVQVSLLHFVPTREANGYRLGCQASFPNTTLQFEGYASLDVKYPPVIVEMNSSVEAIEGSHVSLLCGADSNPPPLLTWMRDGTVLREAVTESLSLELDEVTPAEDGVYACLAENAYGQDNRTVGLSVMYAPWKPTVNGTVVAVEGETVSILCSTQSNPDPILTIFKEKQILATVIYESELQLELPAVMPEDDGEYWCVAENQYGQRATAFNLSVEFAPVILLESHCAAARDTVQCLCVVKANPEPSVAFELPSRNVTVNETEREFVYSERSGLLLTSILTLRGQAQAPPRVICSSHNLYGTKSLELPFQGTHRLMWAKIGPVGAVVAFAILIAIVCYITQTRRKKNVTESPSFSAGDDPPVLFSSDFRISGVPEKYESERRLGSERRLLGLRGEPPELDLSYSHSDLGKRPTKDSYTLTEELAEYAEIRVK